In a single window of the Dreissena polymorpha isolate Duluth1 chromosome 3, UMN_Dpol_1.0, whole genome shotgun sequence genome:
- the LOC127871140 gene encoding uncharacterized protein LOC127871140 → MVLFPLQKIQHNQLFLQSSTLRHHVNYGKNTTGSSAAPVEDSNSRPMYFKSKCSTDITLNKDMLSQATWIPVDTSNSTFVFSAYYEHAAKHVVLVGLKSSEVVGTCQLWFAHGNGTFERMEERALELYQDLTPYNGQRYVSYLFRCSSPNGQPAYASVVQTSCQQPSKLIVVKVSETPKSYKRKFTVCLMPLFGNFSDAHSLVEWVELNLLLGAEKFFVYDNSSAENIRCVLKMYAERNIVEIVQWPIPVKDVHYVGQIAQLQDCLFRNKPESEFIVNVDMDEFIIPRKDNVRTWSDFVANSSSGAFIFRNTFFLKETYDENSSSNALAKQFKLYSLLLSKHEPKVWVHGQRSKYIARTSMVTWLRVHDVLQSSSQIDLVSEDQAMLFHYRYWENKNVNTDNFVTDDTVIRKYGETLVANVKRTWTEIEAHRLKHCEPSSKNTS, encoded by the exons ATGGTTTTGTTTCCACTTCAAAAAATACAACACAATCAATTGTTTCTACAATCATCGACATTACGTCATCACGTTAATTATGGCAAGAATACAACCGGAAGTTCCGCAGCACCAGTCGAGGACTCCAATTCAAGGCCCATGTATTTCAAAAGCAAATGCTCGACAGACATTACACTTAACAAAGATATGCTCAGCCAAGCAACCTGGATTCCCGTTGACACCAGCAATTCTACGTTCGTGTTTTCTGCTTACTACGAACACGCAGCCAAGCATGTGGTACTCGTGGGGCTCAAATCAAGTGAAGTTGTAGGTACATGCCAACTGTGGTTCGCGCATGGAAACGGGACGTTCGAAAGAATGGAAGAGAGGGCTTTAGAACTGTATCAAGATCTTACACCATACAATGGACAAAG ATATGTTTCGTATCTTTTCCGATGTTCTTCGCCGAATGGACAGCCAGCGTATGCGTCAGTCGTCCAAACGAGCTGCCAACAACCGTCTAAACTGATTGTTGTAAAAGTGTCCGAAACACCAAAGTCGTACAAACGAAAGTTTACGGTATGCCTGATGCCGTTGTTTGGAAATTTCAGCGACGCTCATTCGCTTGTGGAATGGGTTGAACTTAATCTCTTATTAGGGGCAGAGAAGTTTTTTGTGTACGATAATTCATCAGCTGAAAACATACgttgtgttttaaaaatgtaCGCGGAGCGAAACATAGTCGAAATTGTGCAATGGCCAATACCAGTTAAAGATGTTCACTATGTAGGACAAATCGCGCAGCTTCAGGATTGTTTGTTTCGCAATAAACCAGAATCTGAATTTATCGTTAATGTGGATATGGATGAGTTTATAATTCCCAGGAAGGACAACGTACGTACGTGGTCGGATTTCGTAGCGAATTCGAGTTCTGGAGCATTTATTTTTCGTAATACATTCTTTCTTAAGGAAACTTATGACGAGAACAGTTCAAGCAATGCATTGGCGAAACAATTTAAGCTATATTCGTTGCTGTTATCGAAACATGAACCAAAAGTCTGGGTGCATGGGCAGCGCTCAAAATATATTGCTAGAACATCGATGGTAACATGGCTTAGGGTGCATGACGTCCTACAATCGAGTTCGCAAATAGACTTGGTTTCTGAAGACCAGGCGATGTTGTTTCACTACCGGTACTGGGAAAACAAGAATGTTAATACTGACAACTTTGTGACCGATGACACAGTGATACGAAAATACGGAGAAACTTTAGTCGCTAACGTGAAACGGACTTGGACTGAAATTGAAGCGCATCGTTTGAAACATTGCGAACCTTCTTCTAAAAACACATCATAA
- the LOC127871138 gene encoding uncharacterized protein LOC127871138: MDHQGLNDLSAGSIDDNTRVPETNYALTSASWKKVRDNLEKVRREIESNIYSLPQNTFHQRGKQPVENTEDPSITHVSSNSSTKDETNVKQPHRESGNKEGSEQVYSRYIQCGDRNFMLICEPKNKPQEKVVYKQEGNRNIMIHLRVSSNVYQLVQQVKDSRNMQVIPLDSEGEVWLEIKRRSQVRKQSRSSDTNESIFTEMTTLASSEREKCRSQGKKESYFTDSGSLASSESDNLHYDTHVYKRDVDEDSYHGDDYDNRKGARRRSIEENSYVSNTKGTDEWKDCHYEILSISEDTDLLKMRFSKKREGKLEDLERLVLSHHRVCDFLRDSSNDFDASLCDWMYQSDESIYSYITGRTPCNVTGVEEVNPEDDVIPGIWTEEENEPLYQETKNEELEIPTHQKAIPTSPSTLPIVPPRSPRIGTVVPVRTPVPQVPPVPPHVPTHRATLTVQPAPLPGSNQPLSDDSGFRTSSHSSRRDRIQDCEWYRGQLGKKEAKEELERKPPGTFLVRQATTNTAEPGGSLHVFTLEFVDEHCRIKKLMIMKTGDVYHFKEFEMQTFENISDLVAKVLTSGLEIKDSRTHLWTIFQVKPAWRKT; the protein is encoded by the exons ATGGATCATCAAGGACTTAACGATCTTAGCGCTGGAAGCATCGATGATAATACACGTGTTCCTGAG ACAAATTATGCGCTGACATCTGCATCTTGGAAAAAAGTGAGAGACAATTTGGAAAAAGTACGGCGAGAAATAGAAAGCAACATTTATAGTTTACCTCAAAATACTTTTCATCAACGCGGTAAACAACCAGTTGAAAATACAGAGGACCCTTCTATTACACATGTTAGTAGTAATAGTTCTACTAAAGATGAAACCAACGTAAAACAGCCACACAGAGAAAGTGGCAATAAAGAAGGCAGCGAACAAGTATATTCTAGATATATTCAGTGTGGGGACAGAAATTTCATGTTGATATGCGAACCGAAGAACAAACCACAGGAAAAAGTTGTGTACAAGCAAGAGGGCAACAGAAATATCATGATACACCTTAGAGTCAGTTCGAACGTATACCAGTTAGTACAACAGGTGAAAGACTCCCGGAATATGCAGGTGATTCCTCTGGATTCGGAGGGCGAAG TTTGGTTGGAGATCAAACGCCGTAGTCAGGTTAGAAAGCAATCCAGATCGTCAGATACGAATGAATCCATCTTTACGGAAATGACTACGTTGGCCTCGTCAGAAAGAGAAAAATGTAGATCGCAAGGCAAGAAGGAATCTTACTTTACGGATTCAGGGTCGTTGGCTTCGTCAGAAAGCGACAATCTCCATTATGACACACATGTATATAAACGTGATGTGGACGAAGACAGTTATCACGGCGATGACTATGACAACAGAAAGGGAGCAAGAAGGCGAAGCATTGAAGAAAATTCATACGTATCTAATACAAAAGGCACTGATGAATGGAAGGACTGTCATTATGAAATTCTAAGTATTTCAGAAGATACAGATCTACTGAAAATGAGATTTTCTAAAAAAAGAG AGGGAAAACTTGAAGATTTAGAAAGACTTGTCCTAAGCCACCACAGAGTTTGCGATTTTCTGCGTGACTCGTCTAATGACTTCGACGCCTCGCTTTGTGACTGGATGTACCAGAGCGACGAATCCATATATAGTTACATCACGGGGCGAA CACCGTGTAATGTTACTGGTGTAGAGGAAGTGAATCCTGAAGACGACGTTATACCAGGTATATGGACGGAAGAGGAAAATGAACCCTTATATCAGGAAACAAAGAATGAAGAACTGGAGATTCCGACGCACCAGAAAG CCATTCCAACGTCACCTTCCACTTTGCCTATTGTACCACCTCGTTCTCCTCGCATTGGCACCGTTGTCCCGGTACGTACACCAGTACCGCAAGTGCCACCCGTACCACCGCATGTCCCGACCCATCGCGCTACACTGACAGTACAACCCGCACCACTTCCCGGGTCGAATCAACCGCTCTCTGATGATTCGGGATTCAGAACATCTTCGCACTCTTCTAGACGCGACC GCATTCAAGATTGTGAATGGTATCGCGGACAGCTTGGCAAAAAAGAAGCCAAAGAGGAACTCGAAAGAAAACCG CCCGGAACATTTCTTGTGAGACAGGCTACAACAAATACTGCTGAACCGGGCGGATCGCTGCATGTCTTCACACTGGAGTTTGTGGACGAACACTGCCGCATCAAGAAATTGATGATAATGAAAACTGGGGACGTGTATCATTTCAAGGAATTCGAGATGCAG ACATTTGAAAATATATCTGACCTCGTGGCAAAAGTTCTAACCAGTGGATTGGAAATCAAAGACTCCAGAACACATTTATGGACTATATTTCAAGTAAAACCTGCTTGGCGAAAAACGTGA